From Arachis stenosperma cultivar V10309 chromosome 2, arast.V10309.gnm1.PFL2, whole genome shotgun sequence, one genomic window encodes:
- the LOC130961459 gene encoding putative pentatricopeptide repeat-containing protein At5g37570 isoform X1 produces the protein MFCLPEPFTLPYPTLATLFDPLPPFRWATAASVRRAGPLSVRVATAPKSPTPLLSSSASSPHPLLFASSRHRLHLLAVVWSASSINQGLSAPSSKIYQECIKVNDLSRETTESKKQLFPMNSIFQHSSPPRSTATITTLLKACKTIHHLYQVHASIIQRGLEQDHLIISRFISISASFAATASYYTAVFDCVLSPSPFLWNSLIGAHTKGSYFFDTLSTFIRMKAHGSLPDRYTYSSVIKACSSMSRSWEGKLLHGSALRCGVEGNMFVGTCLVDMYGKCGKIGDARKVFDGMCEKNVVSWTAIVVGYVKDGDMVEAKRLFDEMPQRNVTSWNVMIWGFVKVGDLGNARVVFDAMPKKSVVSFTIMIDGYAKAGDMATSRFLFDQAPEKDIVAWSTLISGYVQNGQPNRALRVFLEMESMNVKPDEFILVSLMSASSQLGNLELARWVDSYVNKSSIDMKQDHVIAALLDMNAKCGNMERALKLFEEMPNRDLVSYCSMIQGLSIHGFEEDALKFFNRMVTDGLTPDEVAFKIILTACSHAGLVDEGWNYFRSMKEKYCVSPSPDHYACMVDLLSRSGHLRDAYELIKVMPVESHAAAWGALLGACKAYGDSELGEIAANQLFEIEPQNAANYVLLSNIYAAADRWIDVSLVRTKMRNSRVRKVPGCSQFNPDLGSLAF, from the exons ATGTTCTGCTTGCCCGAACCATTCACTCTCCCTTATCCAACCCTAGCTACTCTTTTCGACCCACTGCCGCCTTTCCGTTGGGCCACTGCCGCGTCCGTCCGTCGAGCTGGGCCGCTGTCCGTCCGTGTAGCCACTGCCCCCAAATCTCCAACCCCCCTGCTCTCTTCTTCCGCGAGCTCGCCCCATCCCCTACTCTTTGCATCTTCTCGCCATCGGCTTCATCTTCTTGCCGTCGTCTGGTCGGCGTCGTCCATCAATCAAGGTCTGTCGGCGCCGTCTTCGAAG ATTTATCAAGAATGTATCAAAGTGAATGACTTAAGCAGAGAAACCACGGAGAGCAAAAAGCAGCTCTTTCCAATGAATTCAATATTTCAACACTCTTCTCCGCCACGTTCAACTGCCACCATTACCACCCTTCTCAAGGCCTGCAAGACCATTCATCACCTCTACCAAGTCCACGCCTCCATCATCCAACGAGGCCTAGAGCAAGATCACCTTATCATCTCCCGCTTCATTTCCATTTCCGCCTCCTTTGCCGCCACTGCTTCATATTACACCGCCGTCTTTGACTGCGTCCTTAGCCCTTCTCCTTTCCTATGGAACTCCCTCATCGGAGCCCACACCAAAGGAAGTTATTTTTTTGACACCCTCTCTACTTTTATTCGCATGAAAGCACATGGGTCTCTTCCCGATAGGTACACTTACTCTTCTGTGATTAAGGCCTGTTCAAGCATGTCTAGGTCCTGGGAAGGAAAATTGCTCCATGGCTCGGCATTGAGGTGTGGGGTTGAAGGTAATATGTTTGTTGGAACCTGTTTGGTCGATATGTATGGGAAATGTGGAAAGATTGGTGACGCTCGCAAGGTGTTTGATGGAATGTGTGAGAAGAATGTAGTTTCATGGACGGCTATAGTGGTTGGCTATGTGAAGGATGGGGATATGGTggaggcaaagaggctgtttgatgaaatgcctcaGAGGAATGTGACATCATGGAATGTGATGATATGGGGTTTTGTGAAGGTGGGGGATTTGGGCAATGCTAGGGTAGTGTTTGATGCTATGCCAAAAAAGAGTGTTGTTTCTTTCACGATCATGATTGATGGCTATGCAAAGGCTGGTGACATGGCTACCTCAAGGTTCTTGTTCGACCAAGCTCCGGAAAAGGATATTGTTGCATGGTCTACTTTGATATCAGGGTATGTACAGAATGGTCAACCTAACAGGGCCTTGAGAGTATTTCTTGAGATGGAGTCAATGAACGTGAAACCTGATGAATTCATATTGGTTAGCTTGATGTCGGCTTCTTCTCAGTTGGGTAATTTAGAACTGGCTCGATGGGTTGATTCTTATGTAAACAAGAGCTCTATTGATATGAAACAGGACCACGTGATTGCAGCGCTTCTGGATATGAATGCTAAATGTGGAAACATGGAAAGGgcattaaaattatttgaagaAATGCCTAACCGTGATCTAGTCTCATATTGTTCGATGATACAAGGGTTGTCAATTCATGGATTCGAGGAAGATGCACTGAAGTTCTTTAACAGGATGGTGACGGATGGGCTAACTCCGGATGAGGTGGCCTTCAAAATCATTCTAACAGCTTGTAGTCATGCGGGACTTGTTGATGAGGGCTGGAACTACTTTCGCTCTATGAAGGAAAAGTACTGTGTTAGTCCTTCACCTGATCACTATGCATGTATGGTTGACCTTCTAAGTCGATCAGGGCATTTACGGGATGCCTATGAGCTTATAAAAGTAATGCCGGTGGAATCTCATGCTGCTGCCTGGGGTGCACTTCTTGGGGCATGTAAAGCATACGGTGATTCAGAGTTAGGAGAGATTGCTGCTAATCAACTTTTTGAGATTGAACCTCAAAATGCTGCTAACTATGTGCTGTTGTCTAACATCTATGCAGCAGCGGATCGATGGATAGATGTTTCCCTTGTAAGAACGAAGATGAGGAACAGTAGGGTGCGAAAGGTACCTGGTTGCAGTCAGTTTAATCCAGACTTGGGCTCTTTGGCCTTTTAA
- the LOC130961459 gene encoding putative pentatricopeptide repeat-containing protein At5g37570 isoform X2, with product MFCLPEPFTLPYPTLATLFDPLPPFRWATAASVRRAGPLSVRVATAPKSPTPLLSSSASSPHPLLFASSRHRLHLLAVVWSASSINQGLSAPSSKIYQECIKVNDLSRETTESKKQLFPMNSIFQHSSPPRSTATITTLLKACKTIHHLYQVHASIIQRGLEQDHLIISRFISISASFAATASYYTAVFDCVLSPSPFLWNSLIGAHTKGSYFFDTLSTFIRMKAHGSLPDRYTYSSVIKACSSMSRSWEGKLLHGSALRCGVEGNMFVGTCLVDMYGKCGKIGDARKVFDGMCEKNVVSWTAIVVGYVKDGDMVEAKRLFDEMPQRNVTSWNVMIWGFVKVGDLGNARVVFDAMPKKSVVSFTIMIDGYAKAGDMATSRFLFDQAPEKDIVAWSTLISGYVQNGQPNRALRVFLEMESMNVKPDEFILVSLMSASSQLGNLELARWVDSYVNKSSIDMKQDHVIAALLDMNAKCGNMERALKLFEEMPNRDLVSYCSMIQGLSIHGFEEDALKFFNRMVTDGLTPDEVAFKIILTACSHAGLVDEGWNYFRSMKEKYCVSPSPDHYACMVDLLSRSGHLRDAYELIKVMPVESHAAAWGALLGACKAYGDSDSGSMDRCFPCKNEDEEQ from the exons ATGTTCTGCTTGCCCGAACCATTCACTCTCCCTTATCCAACCCTAGCTACTCTTTTCGACCCACTGCCGCCTTTCCGTTGGGCCACTGCCGCGTCCGTCCGTCGAGCTGGGCCGCTGTCCGTCCGTGTAGCCACTGCCCCCAAATCTCCAACCCCCCTGCTCTCTTCTTCCGCGAGCTCGCCCCATCCCCTACTCTTTGCATCTTCTCGCCATCGGCTTCATCTTCTTGCCGTCGTCTGGTCGGCGTCGTCCATCAATCAAGGTCTGTCGGCGCCGTCTTCGAAG ATTTATCAAGAATGTATCAAAGTGAATGACTTAAGCAGAGAAACCACGGAGAGCAAAAAGCAGCTCTTTCCAATGAATTCAATATTTCAACACTCTTCTCCGCCACGTTCAACTGCCACCATTACCACCCTTCTCAAGGCCTGCAAGACCATTCATCACCTCTACCAAGTCCACGCCTCCATCATCCAACGAGGCCTAGAGCAAGATCACCTTATCATCTCCCGCTTCATTTCCATTTCCGCCTCCTTTGCCGCCACTGCTTCATATTACACCGCCGTCTTTGACTGCGTCCTTAGCCCTTCTCCTTTCCTATGGAACTCCCTCATCGGAGCCCACACCAAAGGAAGTTATTTTTTTGACACCCTCTCTACTTTTATTCGCATGAAAGCACATGGGTCTCTTCCCGATAGGTACACTTACTCTTCTGTGATTAAGGCCTGTTCAAGCATGTCTAGGTCCTGGGAAGGAAAATTGCTCCATGGCTCGGCATTGAGGTGTGGGGTTGAAGGTAATATGTTTGTTGGAACCTGTTTGGTCGATATGTATGGGAAATGTGGAAAGATTGGTGACGCTCGCAAGGTGTTTGATGGAATGTGTGAGAAGAATGTAGTTTCATGGACGGCTATAGTGGTTGGCTATGTGAAGGATGGGGATATGGTggaggcaaagaggctgtttgatgaaatgcctcaGAGGAATGTGACATCATGGAATGTGATGATATGGGGTTTTGTGAAGGTGGGGGATTTGGGCAATGCTAGGGTAGTGTTTGATGCTATGCCAAAAAAGAGTGTTGTTTCTTTCACGATCATGATTGATGGCTATGCAAAGGCTGGTGACATGGCTACCTCAAGGTTCTTGTTCGACCAAGCTCCGGAAAAGGATATTGTTGCATGGTCTACTTTGATATCAGGGTATGTACAGAATGGTCAACCTAACAGGGCCTTGAGAGTATTTCTTGAGATGGAGTCAATGAACGTGAAACCTGATGAATTCATATTGGTTAGCTTGATGTCGGCTTCTTCTCAGTTGGGTAATTTAGAACTGGCTCGATGGGTTGATTCTTATGTAAACAAGAGCTCTATTGATATGAAACAGGACCACGTGATTGCAGCGCTTCTGGATATGAATGCTAAATGTGGAAACATGGAAAGGgcattaaaattatttgaagaAATGCCTAACCGTGATCTAGTCTCATATTGTTCGATGATACAAGGGTTGTCAATTCATGGATTCGAGGAAGATGCACTGAAGTTCTTTAACAGGATGGTGACGGATGGGCTAACTCCGGATGAGGTGGCCTTCAAAATCATTCTAACAGCTTGTAGTCATGCGGGACTTGTTGATGAGGGCTGGAACTACTTTCGCTCTATGAAGGAAAAGTACTGTGTTAGTCCTTCACCTGATCACTATGCATGTATGGTTGACCTTCTAAGTCGATCAGGGCATTTACGGGATGCCTATGAGCTTATAAAAGTAATGCCGGTGGAATCTCATGCTGCTGCCTGGGGTGCACTTCTTGGGGCATGTAAAGCATACGGTGATTCAGA CAGCGGATCGATGGATAGATGTTTCCCTTGTAAGAACGAAGATGAGGAACAGTAG
- the LOC130962422 gene encoding pentatricopeptide repeat-containing protein At2g33760-like, with product MSKALKNSEEEEEVVIGGVVASPLWDCGSPLYDSFELATLSHIIDRHTVVLPHLSGSKKAISHGFDESHHHHHHHHHDEVKKISIEDSKGSSSLKSTSFSEILDKIMGKRKFLLSLAKSSNPTTLAECKQIHAKLLVTQCISQTHLANNLLSLYSKCGQFSYTHHLFDQMPHKNVITWTTLISANLRNGYLPKAFDMFNHMREVGESPNEYTLSALLRACADPGLRDVGLQLHGVGSVREVHGLVFKFGADVDMVVGRTLVDLYAEFRDIDSCRKIFDHMEEKDSLLVKTYLIYNTFKIRNMKSKFQIVAPLEAPF from the exons ATGAGCAAAGCATTGAAGAattctgaagaagaagaagaagttgttATTGGAGGAGTAGTAGCTTCTCCATTATGGGATTGTGGAAGCCCTTTATATGATTCATTTGAATTGGCAACACTTTCTCATATTATTGATAGGCATACGGTTGTTTTGCCACATCTTAGTGGATCAAAGAAGGCAATTAGCCACGGTTTTGATgaaagtcatcatcatcatcatcaccatcaccatGATGAAGTGAAGAAGATTTCAATTGAAGATTCCAAAGGTTCTTCTTCTCTCAAGTCAACAAGCTTTAGTGAAATTTTGGACAAGATCATGGGGAAGAGAAAA TTTTTGTTGTCATTGGCGAAGTCTTCAAACCCCACAACGCTCGCAGAGTGCAAACAAATTCATGCAAAGCTTTTAGTCACCCAATGCATCTCGCAGACGCATTTGGCAAATAACCTTTTGAGCCTTTATTCCAAATGTGGCCAATTCAGCTATACCCACCACCTGTTCGACCAAATGCCCCACAAGAACGTTATCACTTGGACAAccttaatttctgcaaatcttAGAAATGGGTATCTCCCAAAAGCCTTTGACATGTTCAATCACATGCGTGAGGTTGGTGAGAGTCCCAATGAGTACACGTTATCTGCACTGCTCCGTGCTTGTGCTGATCCTGGTTTGAGGGATGTTGGTTTGCAGCTTCATGGTGTTGGTTCG GTTAGGGAAGTTCATGGGCTGGTGTTTAAGTTTGGTGCCGACGTTGATATGGTGGTTGGCAGAACTCTGGTTGACTTGTATGCTGAATTTAGGGACATAGATTCTTGCAGGAAAATCTTTGACCACATGGAGGAAAAGGATAGTTTATTAGTGAAAACATACCTAATATACAACACATTTAAGATTCGTAATATGAAATCAAAGTTTCAAATTGTTGCACCTCTTGAAGCTCCCTTTTAA
- the LOC130960893 gene encoding protein ENHANCED DISEASE RESISTANCE 4-like yields the protein MEDSSKMRLVRCPKCQNLLPELADYSVYQCGGCGAVLRAKHNKGYGSGALSEISDEEIVGRDGAKLGNSRGKGVVDLSNNSDIDVKSNGGSSRYGQIDLEKVKNGYENGISKNGFDSNVNKDEGDSKSIRRGQPEQNSHEKGPELFESMSNWRNGERNEMEGFWRKPPVDIEGVRFSTLNYPDEGTSSSYSSFPYNYGKQWRSEKDMDGASRVHHLEQDRAELLRKLDELTNQLNRSPEVGNSSKEQFRPEGRTVSPDPYGSQDTWSSDRSNRTISRQLFGPNKHAPGPPYFDYHRDPYGYTSSHEMAMSNFHPSMHNPNYIPRFGDPFAAQMRRGPNQLYHQFPQQPMHPYFPGRYFDTSSDSYELYAHNAMLHPPSCACFICYDNKRRGSLPTQPNPAFVNSRFLDTPNDPMLYHHEVPGTFDPHVHGSRTAIPPVHETQLHARRPTGDYNSNMAKSVRTLPRKVMPGSGARYIHPIAGGSPFITCYNCFELLQLPIKALVVVKKRRQKVRCGACSSEISFAISNKKLIISPNSEVKETTTAIKDTANEVVNTSGVNFSSDDYAGYDFHSVDRESPVPVVESRMNSRKPQETQSFPSSSLGTSEDENSPEIMIAEGEAEKSIAPLNKAVISPPPAGFPLQEHFDFSDNNRVINRFGKGNLSSRSEQEKGKIVDKVPSSRQTSLKEVVLATEMDVHDYSNSGASQDTGYASQEHDHLRSNKGGESFFASFIKKGFRDSSQTNGTDDHGKCKVSINGQPLSDRAIKKAEKLAGSIRPGNYWYDSRAGFWGVMGGPCLGIIPPFIEEFNYPMSEKCAGGNTGIFVNGRELHQRDLDLLSGRGLPRDSDRSYIVEISGRILDEDTGEELECLGRLAPTVEKAKHGFGMKVPRTDA from the exons ATGGAGGATTCTTCAAAAATGCGGTTGGTGAGGTGCCCCAAGTGCCAGAATCTGCTTCCTGAGCTTGCTGATTACTCTGTTTATCAATGTGGTGGTTGTGGTGCTGTTCTTAGAG CAAAGCATAATAAGGGTTATGGAAGTGGTGCCTTATCGGAGATATCAGACGAAGAAATAGTCGGAAGAGATGGAGCTAAATTGGGAAATTCAAGGGGGAAAGGTGTGGTTGACTTGAGTAATAATTCGGATATTGATGTTAAGTCGAATGGTGGCTCCTCGAGGTATGGTCAAATAGATTTGGAGAAGGTGAAAAATGGATATGAGAATGGGATTtcgaagaatggttttgattcgAATGTAAACAAGGATGAAGGGGATAGTAAATCAATAAGAAGAGGGCAGCCAGAACAAAATTCGCATGAAAAAGGGCCCGAATTATTCGAGAGCATGTCTAATTGGCGAAATGGGGAAAGAAATGAGATGGAAGGATTTTGGAGAAAGCCACCTGTTGATATAGAAGGTGTGAGGTTTTCCACTTTGAACTATCCTGATGAGGGAACTTCAAGCAGCTATTCTAGTTTCCCTTACAATTATGGGAAGCAATGGAGGAGTGAGAAAGACATGGATGGCGCAAGCAGGGTTCATCACCTCGAGCAAGATCGCGCCGAGCTTCTAAGGAAGCTGGACGAGTTAACAAATCAGTTGAATCGGTCTCCTGAAGTGGGTAATAGTTCTAAAGAGCAGTTTCGCCCCGAAGGAAGGACAGTTTCGCCGGATCCTTATGGCAGCCAGGACACTTGGTCTTCGGACAGGTCGAACAGGACTATTTCAAGGCAGTTATTTGGCCCTAACAAACATGCACCTGGGCCACCTTATTTCGATTATCATCGTGATCCGTATGGTTATACAAGTAGTCATGAAATGGCTATGTCAAACTTCCATCCTTCAATGCATAATCCAAATTACATTCCTCGATTCGGGGATCCTTTCGCTGCCCAAATGAGGAGAGGTCCAAATCAGCTTTACCATCAGTTCCCACAACAACCAATGCATCCTTACTTTCCCGGCCGGTATTTTGATACTAGTTCAGATTCATATGAACTCTATGCACATAATGCAATGCTTCATCCACCTTCCTGCGCTTGCTTTATTTGCTACGACAACAAACGCAGAGGTTCATTGCCAACACAACCAAATCCTGCATTTGTTAATAGTAGATTCCTTGATACCCCGAATGATCCCATGTTGTACCATCATGAGGTTCCGGGGACATTTGATCCTCATGTTCATGGTTCAAGAACTGCCATTCCTCCTGTTCATGAAACTCAATTACATGCTAGACGGCCTACTGGTGACTATAACTCTAACATGGCTAAGTCTGTCCGAACCCTTCCTCGAAAAGTAATGCCGGGAAGTGGTGCTCGGTATATCCACCCTATAGCTGGTGGTTCTCCGTTCATCACATGTTATAATTGCTTTGAGTTGCTACAACTTCCTATCAAAGCATTGGTTGTGGTGAAAAAACGGCGGCAAAAAGTGAGGTGTGGGGCTTGTTCTTCAGAAATAAGCTTTGCTATCAGCAACAAGAAGCTAATTATCTCTCCTAATTCGGAAGTGAAGGAAACTACTACAGCGATCAAAGATACTGCCAATGAGGTTGTGAACACAAGTGGTGTTAACTTCTCTTCAGATGATTATGCTGGCTATGATTTTCACTCGGTGGATAGAGAGTCTCCTGTGCCAGTTGTGGAGTCAAGAATGAACTCTAGAAAGCCCCAAGAGACACAAAGTTTCCCCTCTTCGTCTCTAGGTACCTCGGAGGATGAAAACAGTCCAGAAATTATGATTGCCGAAGGTGAAGCCGAAAAGTCCATTGCTCCCCTGAATAAAGCAGTGATATCTCCTCCACCTGCTGGATTTCCTCTTCAAGAGCATTTTGATTTCAGTGATAATAACCGTGTGATTAACCGGTTCGGTAAAGGCAACCTAAGTAGTCGGTCGGAACAAGAAAAAGGCAAAATAGTAGACAAGGTTCCATCATCAAGGCAAACTTCTTTGAAAGAGGTGGTGCTTGCAACCGAAATGGATGTCCATGACTATTCAAACTCCGGGGCCTCCCAGGATACCGGCTATGCAAGCCAAGAACATGATCATCTTAGATCTAACAAGGGTGGTGAATCATTTTTCGCAAGCTTTATCAAGAAAGGTTTCAGGGATTCTTCTCAAACTAATGGAACCGATGATCATGGCAAATGCAAAGTTTCCATAAATGGACAGCCCTTGTCGGATCGTGCAATCAAGAAGGCGGAAAAGCTAGCTGGATCCATTCGTCCCGGAAATTACTG GTATGATTCTCGGGCCGGATTCTGGGGCGTCATGGGTGGACCTTGTCTTGGAATAATTCCA CCATTTATAGAAGAGTTCAATTATCCTATGTCGGAAAAATGTGCTGGTGGAAATACCGGCATTTTTGTGAATGGTAGGGAGCTTCACCAAAGAGATTTGGACTTGCTTTCTGGAAGAGGACTTCCCCGTGACAGCGACAGATCTTACATCGTCGAAATCTCCGGGAGAATCCTAGATGAAGACACCGGAGAAGAGCTAGAGTGCCTTGGCAGACTTGCGCCGAC AGTGGAGAAAGCAAAGCATGGATTTGGCATGAAAGTACCAAGAACAGatgcataa
- the LOC130961271 gene encoding jasmonoyl--L-amino acid synthetase JAR6-like produces MLEKVEGFNMEKVIEEFEEVTKDAGRVQIETLRKILEDNSEAEYLQNLGLNGRTDPQSFKNCVPLVTHKELEPYINRMIDGDLSSILTSKPITTMSLSSGTTQGKPKFVPWNDELFETTVQIYKTSFAFRNKEFPITSGKALSFIYSSKQFKTKGGLAAGTATTNVFRNSRYTVAMQALKSQCCSPEEVIFGPDFHQSLYCHLLCGLIFCDEVQFVSSTFAHSIVHSFRTFEQVWEDLVADIRDGVLSERVTVPSLRNAMSKILKPDPNLANIIQTKIMGLSNWYGLIQELFPNAKYVYGIMTGSMEPYLKKLRHYAGDLPLLTSDYGSSEGWIATNVNPTLPPESALYTVLPQIGYFEFIPQNKGDSDFIDVEPEPVGLTQVKVGQEYEIVITTPAGLYRYRLGDVVKVMGFYNSSPQLKFVRRSSLLLTINIDKNTEKDLQLAVEEASKFLAEEKLEVVDYTSYVDVSKDPGHYVIVWEISGEASEEVLSECCNCLDKSFVDAGYTSSRKVNCIGALELRVVRHGTFQKILEHYIGLGSAVSQFKTPRCVGSNNAKVLQILNENVVNKYISSAFNN; encoded by the exons ATGTTAGAGAAAGTTGAAGGTTTCAACATGGAGAAAGTAATAGAGGAATTTGAGGAAGTTACTAAGGATGCTGGTAGAGTTCAAATTGAAACTCTTAGGAAGATTCTTGAAGATAATTCAGAAGCTGAATACCTTCAGAATTTAGGACTTAATGGAAGAACTGATCCTCAGAGTTTCAAGAACTGTGTCCCACTTGTTACTCATAAAGAGCTTGAGCCTTACATCAATAGAATGATTGATGGTGATCTTTCTTCAATCCTCACTTCAAAACCAATCACAACTATGTCTCTAAG CTCTGGAACTACTCAGGGGAAGCCAAAGTTTGTGCCATGGAATGATGAGCTTTTTGAGACCACAGTTCAGATATATAAAACCTCTTTTGCCTTTAGAAACAA AGAATTTCCAATCACAAGTGGAAAGGCCTTAAGCTTCATATACAGCAGCAAGCAATTCAAGACCAAAGGAGGGTTAGCAGCAGGAACAGCAACAACAAATGTTTTCAGAAATTCAAGATACACTGTTGCAATGCAAGCACTAAAATCACAATGTTGCAGCCCTGAAGAAGTGATATTTGGGCCTGATTTTCACCAATCACTCTATTGCCACCTACTTTGTGGCCTAATCTTCTGTGatgaggttcaatttgtgtcCTCAACTTTTGCACACAGCATTGTCCATTCTTTTAGGACATTTGAGCAAGTTTGGGAGGATCTTGTTGCTGATATAAGGGATGGTGTCCTTTCTGAAAGGGTCACTGTCCCTTCCTTGAGGAATGCTATGTCCAAAATTCTCAAGCCTGATCCCAATTTGGCTAACATCATCCAAACAAAAATCATGGGGTTAAGCAATTG GTATGGAttaattcaagagctatttccAAATGCAAAGTATGTGTATGGAATAATGACAGGGTCAATGGAGCCATATTTGAAGAAGTTAAGGCACTATGCTGGTGACCTACCACTGTTGACTTCTGATTATGGATCTTCAGAAGGTTGGATTGCTACAAATGTGAATCCAACATTGCCTCCTGAGTCTGCCTTGTACACTGTTCTTCCTCAAATTGGATACTTTGAATTTATACCTCAAAATAAGGGAGACTCTGATTTCATTGATGTGGAACCTGAGCCTGTTGGACTCACTCAAGTTAAGGTTGGTCAAGAATATGAAATTGTTATCACCACTCCAGCAG GCCTGTACAGGTATCGACTCGGCGATGTTGTCAAGGTTATGGGATTCTACAACTCGTCGCCGCAACTGAAATTTGTCCGGCGGAGCAGCCTTCTACTTACAATCAACATTGACAAGAACACAGAGAAGGATCTTCAATTAGCTGTGGAAGAAGCATCAAAGTTTCTAgctgaagaaaaattagaagttGTTGATTACACAAGTTATGTTGATGTGTCCAAAGATCCAGGGCACTATGTTATAGTGTGGGAAATTAGTGGTGAAGCAAGTGAAGAAGTTCTTAGTGAATGTTGCAATTGCTTGGACAAATCCTTTGTTGATGCAGGGTATACTAGCTCTAGGAAGGTCAATTGCATCGGCGCCCTCGAACTCCGCGTCGTCCGGCACGGAACATTCCAGAAGATTCTAGAACATTATATAGGGTTAGGATCTGCTGTTAGTCAGTTCAAGACACCAAGGTGTGTAGGGTCTAACAATGCCAAAGTGTTGCAAATATTGAATGAGAATGTTGTGAACAAGTACATTAGTTCTGCTTTCAATAATTGA